TAAGAGTCTGTAGTCAATGCTTGACTTGCTGGAGGCACAGCCTGTGCCAACAAGGAACCCAGGTTAGGTCAGTACCACTCAACGATAATGACGAGGATTATTATGTCACGCAAATGTCAACTCACTGGTAAAAAGGCAAACAATGCCTACGCTATCTCCCACTCCCACCGCCGCACCAAGAAACTCCAAGAAGCTAATCTGCAATGGAAGCGCGTCTGGTGGCAAGAAGGCAATCGCTGGGTGAAGCTGAGACTCTCCACCAAGGCGATTAAGACACTGGAGAAGAAAGGATTGCAAGCGATGGCGAAGGAAGCGGGGATTAACCTGAAGCATTATTGAGCAAATTAGAAGATAAGGTGGGGTAGGCAATGCTTACCCTACTTCGGAGCCACTGGACATCAAGTCTGAAGGGAGTGGGGTTTTAATGTGAACGAGTAAAGCTCTAATGTCGGAGAGTTGTTTCATCGCAGCTAGCTGTTGCTGGGGTAAGAAAGTTACCAGAACAATTTTTAATAAGACTTTCCAGATCACTCGCGTTTTGAGCAAAGTCGGATCATTAATCAGGGATTGCCAAAGAAACCGGGCT
The DNA window shown above is from Coleofasciculus chthonoplastes PCC 7420 and carries:
- the rpmB gene encoding 50S ribosomal protein L28, which translates into the protein MSRKCQLTGKKANNAYAISHSHRRTKKLQEANLQWKRVWWQEGNRWVKLRLSTKAIKTLEKKGLQAMAKEAGINLKHY